ACTCCAAGCAAAGTGATTCTCCAGAAACTTTAAGACCAACCATAGAATCTGAATATTCAACAGATAACTGCCTAAGAGATGGGCAACTAGCTATCAAGTATTCAACAACACATCCACTTATGTTTACACCAATCAACTCTAGAGCTGTAAGGGATCTTCTACTCTTGAAAGTAGTGTCACATAATGGGGGGAAAGAGTAAAGCTTTTTATTATACGTAGCCATTGAGTACTCCTGAAACTCCATCACCAGCCGTTTAACTTTCTTTTCAAATGCAAAGTAAACCCATTTGTCAATATGACAAGAATGTTTTTCATCCAAATCAAACTGCACTCGAAATTCGTCTACGGAATATCCCTGATATGCCTCCAAGGCAAGATTTACCCAATCGATATATTTGTCCACAAGCATCTTATTATCACGTGCTCCCAATATTTTTCTTCGTTCCTTCAGGGCAAGAGAACGAAACACTTGTGAAGGATCAAAATCCAAGTTGGGAATAAAAGTCCAAACCTTGCGCCATCGTCGCGCAAGGACACTAGTCCTTGCTGCTTCTTTCATTGATAAAAGAGACAGAATGGACAACAGAACTTCATCTGGTAGTCCACTTATCTTatcctcctctctcttctctcaaaatcaaaaaagaaaacaatttagacatctcatcaatatatctctattctaccaaaaaaaaattaagaataaattTTAAGATTGATAATTCAAAACTTCAAGATGATGAACAGGTATGGAATTCTAAGTTTtgtaccttttgtttttttgcacgTACAGATTTTCGCAGCCACTTCCTTCCCGTTATAAGCTTAAACATCATTCTTAGAATAATAAACAATAAACAAGATGTAGATCCAAAGGATTCTCACAATCGAAAGATGCGAAAAAAAACTTTGACCTTTGACAGAAAACACGAGCAGTTGTTAAACTCTCCGATGGGCGTGTCTTGTGAAAAATTCTTCGCCTCAGGTTAC
This genomic window from Tripterygium wilfordii isolate XIE 37 chromosome 9, ASM1340144v1, whole genome shotgun sequence contains:
- the LOC120005738 gene encoding F-box/LRR-repeat protein At3g58900-like isoform X3 produces the protein MMFKLITGRKWLRKSVRAKKQKREEDKISGLPDEVLLSILSLLSMKEAARTSVLARRWRKVWTFIPNLDFDPSQVFRSLALKERRKILGARDNKMLVDKYIDWVNLALEAYQGYSVDEFRVQFDLDEKHSCHIDKWVYFAFEKKVKRLVMEFQEYSMATYNKKLYSFPPLCDTTFKSRRSLTALELIGVNISGCVVEYLIASCPSLRQLSVEYSDSMVGLKVSGESLCLEYLKLAYCDNLRSIYISAANLLSFEYRGLGAKITFANVPKLVELSFRGNYSEYIIRNFPHLSNFASQLVTLKLAVPQLEEKVKRRKFPLLAHLNNFELKVYGREFETLLAFAPLIEAAPSLVRFALDNAIALEKIIIAPMDSYRMGRCPFVDDKSKEIQIIKEQVMKLKYEFSLGDKLILRNFW